AAAAGCTCAATATGAATATTATATCGAACAAGAAATCGAAGCTGGATTATCATTATTAGGATGGGAAATAAAATCAGCCAGATCTAAAAATATAAATATTAATAATAGTTTTATTTTTTTTAAAAATACAGAAGCTTATCTTATGGGTGCATATTTTAAAACACCAAAAACATGTCAATTTTTTTCAAATTTAGAACACCAATCTACTCGTAACCGTAAAATTTTACTAAAAAAAAAAGAATTATGTATCTTATTTAATAAAATTAAACGCAAAGGTTATACTGCTATACCCTTAAATTTATATTGGAAAAAT
The DNA window shown above is from Blochmannia endosymbiont of Camponotus (Colobopsis) obliquus and carries:
- the smpB gene encoding SsrA-binding protein SmpB translates to MINNKKKTHTQYITNNIIQNKKAQYEYYIEQEIEAGLSLLGWEIKSARSKNININNSFIFFKNTEAYLMGAYFKTPKTCQFFSNLEHQSTRNRKILLKKKELCILFNKIKRKGYTAIPLNLYWKNTWIKLKIGIAKGKKQHDQRSNIKNREWNMNKLRIIKRNNR